One region of Gigantopelta aegis isolate Gae_Host chromosome 7, Gae_host_genome, whole genome shotgun sequence genomic DNA includes:
- the LOC121377452 gene encoding androgen-induced gene 1 protein-like isoform X1, with product MLLQLVIFYFLMCIMYLISLVYNVMHIKTVTADGSLHSFLTYGGFGGKLKYLTFWNLVLQTFYFGLCTVNAVFGSNVDVCGNPRTRSKLQKWKDYLHTTLVFPVGAFVVGMFWSIYVVDRELVYPRKLDAIIPQWLNHVMHTTVLPILLVEKMLTYHHLPRRRSAISGLVLFCGIYFAWIMWVAYYADLWVYGILRVMEVYQRAIFILFCLMFFISIYLVGEALTKFIWRNQKKYSTSKLS from the exons ATGTTACTTCAActtgtcatattttattttctaatgtgCATAATGTACCTAATTTCTCTAGTATATAATGTAATGCACATTAAAACTGTTACGGCTGATGGCAGTCTTCATAGTTTTTTGACGTATGGAGGTTTTGGTGGTAAATTGAAGTACCTGACGTTTTGGAATTTG gtgcttcagacattttactttGGTTTGTGTACTGTAAATGCAGTGTTCGGAAGTAATGTGGATGTGTGTGGTAATCCCAGGACAAGATCAAAACTTCAGAAATGGAAAGATTATCTCCACACGACTTTGGTGTTCCCAGTTGGAGCT tttgTCGTGGGGATGTTCTGGTCGATCTATGTTGTCGACCGGGAACTCGTCTACCCCAGGAAGCTAGATGCTATTATTCCGCAGTGGCTTAATCATGTGATG CATACAACAGTTCTGCCGATATTACTTGTAGAAAAGATGCTGACCTATCATCATCTTCCCCGAAGGAGGAGTGCTATTTCTGGCTTAGTTCTGTTTTGTGGAATATATTTTGCATG GATCATGTGGGTAGCATACTACGCTGACCTGTGGGTGTACGGGATCCTGCGAGTGATGGAAGTCTATCAGAGAGCAATCTTCATCTTGTTCTGTCTCATGTTCTTCATCAGTATATACCTGGTGGGAGAAGCCTTAACCAAATTCATATGGA GAAATCAGAAAAAATATTCTACATCTAAGTTGTCATAA
- the LOC121377452 gene encoding androgen-induced gene 1 protein-like isoform X2 produces MYNPTGHDGYAGNLKYLTFWNEVLQTFYFGLCTVNAVFGSNVDVCGNPRTRSKLQKWKDYLHTTLVFPVGAFVVGMFWSIYVVDRELVYPRKLDAIIPQWLNHVMHTTVLPILLVEKMLTYHHLPRRRSAISGLVLFCGIYFAWIMWVAYYADLWVYGILRVMEVYQRAIFILFCLMFFISIYLVGEALTKFIWRNQKKYSTSKLS; encoded by the exons ATGTACAATCCTACAGGTCATGATGGATACGcaggcaatttaaaatatttgacattctgGAATGAG gtgcttcagacattttactttGGTTTGTGTACTGTAAATGCAGTGTTCGGAAGTAATGTGGATGTGTGTGGTAATCCCAGGACAAGATCAAAACTTCAGAAATGGAAAGATTATCTCCACACGACTTTGGTGTTCCCAGTTGGAGCT tttgTCGTGGGGATGTTCTGGTCGATCTATGTTGTCGACCGGGAACTCGTCTACCCCAGGAAGCTAGATGCTATTATTCCGCAGTGGCTTAATCATGTGATG CATACAACAGTTCTGCCGATATTACTTGTAGAAAAGATGCTGACCTATCATCATCTTCCCCGAAGGAGGAGTGCTATTTCTGGCTTAGTTCTGTTTTGTGGAATATATTTTGCATG GATCATGTGGGTAGCATACTACGCTGACCTGTGGGTGTACGGGATCCTGCGAGTGATGGAAGTCTATCAGAGAGCAATCTTCATCTTGTTCTGTCTCATGTTCTTCATCAGTATATACCTGGTGGGAGAAGCCTTAACCAAATTCATATGGA GAAATCAGAAAAAATATTCTACATCTAAGTTGTCATAA